Proteins from one Bacteroides zhangwenhongii genomic window:
- the pstB gene encoding phosphate ABC transporter ATP-binding protein PstB yields MDTVKIDARDVNFWYGDFHALKGISMQIEEKSVVAFIGPSGCGKSTFLRLFNRMNDLIPATRLEGEIRIDGQNIYSKSVAVDELRKNVGMVFQRPNPFPKSIFENVAYGLRVNGVKDNAFIRQRVEETLKGAALWDEVKDKLKESAYALSGGQQQRLCIARAMAVSPSVLLMDEPASALDPISTAKVEELIHELKKDYTIVIVTHNMQQAARVSDKTAFFYMGEMVEFDQTKKIFTNPEKEATQNYITGRFG; encoded by the coding sequence ATGGATACAGTGAAAATAGATGCGCGCGACGTGAATTTCTGGTATGGTGATTTCCATGCGTTGAAAGGTATCAGTATGCAGATTGAAGAGAAGTCGGTTGTTGCCTTTATCGGGCCTTCCGGTTGTGGTAAATCTACCTTCCTCCGTCTTTTCAACCGGATGAACGATCTGATTCCCGCCACCCGTCTGGAAGGGGAGATTCGTATCGACGGGCAGAATATCTATTCTAAAAGCGTGGCGGTGGACGAACTGCGCAAGAATGTGGGAATGGTGTTTCAGCGTCCTAATCCTTTTCCGAAAAGCATATTCGAGAATGTGGCTTACGGACTTCGTGTGAATGGAGTGAAAGATAACGCTTTCATCCGCCAGCGTGTGGAGGAAACACTGAAAGGGGCGGCACTTTGGGATGAGGTGAAAGATAAGTTGAAGGAATCGGCTTATGCCTTGTCCGGCGGACAGCAGCAACGTCTTTGTATTGCCCGTGCTATGGCGGTGTCTCCTTCGGTGTTGCTGATGGACGAACCTGCGTCTGCGCTCGACCCTATCTCTACGGCAAAAGTGGAGGAGCTGATTCACGAGCTGAAAAAAGACTATACTATTGTGATTGTGACGCACAATATGCAGCAGGCGGCTCGTGTCAGCGACAAAACGGCTTTCTTTTATATGGGCGAGATGGTGGAATTCGATCAGACCAAGAAGATATTCACAAATCCGGAGAAAGAGGCTACGCAGAATTATATTACAGGTCGTTTCGGATAG
- the phoU gene encoding phosphate signaling complex protein PhoU has translation MVKFIESELVLLKKEIDEMWTLVYNQLDRAGEAVLTLDKELAQQVMVRERRVNAFELKIDSDVEDIIALYNPVAIDLRFVLAMLKINTNLERLGDFAEGIARFVIRSKEPVLDAELLNRLRLAEMQAEVLSMLELAKRALNEESIELAAGVFAKDNLLDEINAGATGIIADYITEHPEAVHTGVDLVSVFRKLERAGDHITNIAEEIVFFIDAKVLKHRGKTDENYPEK, from the coding sequence ATGGTAAAGTTTATAGAATCGGAACTTGTTCTATTGAAGAAGGAAATTGATGAGATGTGGACGTTGGTGTACAACCAGCTCGACCGTGCCGGAGAGGCTGTATTGACTCTTGACAAAGAGTTGGCTCAGCAGGTGATGGTTCGCGAGCGTAGGGTGAATGCCTTTGAACTGAAGATAGACAGTGATGTGGAAGATATTATCGCGTTATATAATCCGGTGGCGATCGACCTGCGTTTTGTGCTGGCTATGCTGAAAATCAATACGAATCTGGAACGCTTGGGAGACTTTGCGGAAGGGATTGCCCGCTTTGTGATTCGTAGCAAAGAACCGGTGTTGGATGCGGAGCTGTTGAATCGTCTTCGGCTGGCGGAGATGCAGGCTGAGGTGTTGTCCATGCTGGAACTGGCGAAACGTGCCTTGAATGAGGAGAGTATTGAACTGGCGGCAGGTGTCTTTGCCAAAGATAATTTGCTGGATGAGATCAATGCCGGGGCAACAGGTATCATTGCGGACTATATTACCGAACATCCGGAAGCGGTACATACGGGTGTGGACTTGGTCAGCGTGTTCCGCAAATTGGAACGTGCCGGAGACCATATCACCAACATTGCTGAGGAAATCGTATTTTTCATTGATGCCAAAGTGTTAAAACATCGTGGAAAAACGGACGAAAATTATCCGGAGAAGTAA
- the pstA gene encoding phosphate ABC transporter permease PstA has protein sequence MEIRSNNKAKHRSQKIAFGLFRLLSLCIVLILFVILGFIIYKGIGAISWEFITSSPTDGMTGGGIWPAIVGTFYLMVGSALFAFPVGVMSGIYMNEYAPKGKLVRFIRVMTNNLSGIPSIVFGLFGMALFVNYMGFGDSILAGSLTLGLLCVPLVIRTTEEALKAIPDSMREGSRALGATKLQTIWHVILPMGMPNIITGLILALGRVSGETAPILFTCAAYFLPHLPASILDQCMALPYHLYVISTSGTDMEAQLPLAYGTALVLIMIILLVNLLANALRKYFEKRVKTN, from the coding sequence ATGGAAATAAGGAGTAATAATAAAGCCAAGCACCGTTCGCAGAAGATCGCTTTCGGCCTGTTCCGATTGTTGAGCCTTTGCATTGTGCTGATATTGTTTGTGATTCTGGGATTTATCATCTATAAAGGAATCGGTGCCATCAGCTGGGAGTTTATCACTTCGTCTCCTACGGATGGAATGACGGGAGGAGGCATCTGGCCGGCTATTGTCGGTACTTTTTATCTGATGGTGGGCAGTGCGCTGTTTGCTTTTCCGGTGGGGGTGATGAGTGGAATCTATATGAACGAGTATGCGCCGAAAGGCAAATTGGTGCGCTTTATCCGGGTGATGACGAACAATCTGAGTGGTATTCCCTCTATTGTGTTCGGTTTGTTCGGTATGGCGCTTTTTGTCAATTATATGGGGTTCGGTGATAGTATTCTGGCCGGTTCTTTGACATTAGGCTTACTTTGTGTACCTTTGGTTATCCGGACGACGGAAGAGGCTTTGAAGGCGATTCCCGACAGTATGCGTGAGGGAAGTCGGGCGCTGGGAGCGACGAAGTTGCAGACGATCTGGCACGTTATTCTTCCGATGGGTATGCCGAATATCATCACCGGGCTGATTCTTGCTTTGGGACGAGTGTCGGGAGAGACGGCGCCGATTCTGTTCACCTGTGCCGCCTATTTCCTTCCGCATCTTCCGGCAAGCATTCTGGATCAGTGTATGGCGTTGCCTTATCATCTGTATGTGATTTCTACAAGTGGAACGGATATGGAGGCGCAGCTGCCATTGGCATACGGTACGGCATTGGTGCTGATTATGATTATTCTGCTGGTGAATTTGCTGGCGAATGCGTTGAGAAAGTATTTTGAGAAAAGGGTAAAAACGAATTGA
- a CDS encoding trypsin-like peptidase domain-containing protein — MKQTTKNILGVGAIVLLSSGVAGLTTYKLLQSNKAATETSFNEMFKQNPNVKLAAFDAVNAQPIDLTQAAENSLHAVVHIRSTQEAKTRTVQQAPDIFDFFFGDGRGQQRQVQSQPRVGFGSGVIISKDGYIVTNNHVIEGADEISVKLNDNREFKGRVIGTDPSTDLALVKIEGDDFPTIPVGDSEALKVGEWVLAVGNPFNLNSTVTAGIVSAKARSLGVYNGGIESFIQTDAAINQGNSGGALVNAKGELVGINSVLSSPTGAYAGYGFAIPTSIMTKVIADLKQYGTVQRALLGIRGGSIGSSLMDDRQPIDKSGTTLADKAKELGVVEGVWVSEIVENGSASGADIKVDDVIIGLDNKKVSNMADLQEAIAKHRPGDKVKVKLIRNKKEKTVEVTLKNEQGTTKIVKDAGMEILGAAFKELPDDLKKQLNLGYGLQVTGVSSGKMSDAGVRKGFIILKANDQPMRKVSDLEEVMKAAVKSPNQVLFLTGVFPSGKRGYFAVDLTQE; from the coding sequence ATGAAACAGACAACAAAGAACATTCTGGGAGTAGGAGCAATCGTTCTTCTTAGCTCAGGAGTTGCAGGGTTGACAACTTACAAATTGTTGCAATCTAACAAGGCTGCCACAGAGACATCTTTTAATGAGATGTTCAAGCAGAATCCCAATGTGAAATTGGCTGCTTTTGATGCTGTGAACGCTCAACCGATCGATTTGACCCAGGCTGCGGAAAACTCGCTTCATGCTGTTGTACATATAAGATCTACCCAAGAAGCTAAAACAAGAACTGTTCAGCAAGCGCCGGACATTTTTGATTTCTTCTTCGGTGACGGACGCGGACAGCAACGTCAGGTACAATCTCAACCTCGTGTAGGTTTCGGTTCGGGAGTCATCATTTCAAAAGACGGCTATATCGTAACGAACAATCACGTGATTGAAGGTGCGGATGAAATCAGTGTAAAACTGAATGATAACCGTGAATTTAAAGGACGCGTGATCGGTACTGACCCCAGCACTGACCTTGCATTGGTGAAAATCGAAGGTGATGATTTCCCGACTATTCCGGTTGGTGATTCTGAAGCGTTGAAAGTAGGAGAGTGGGTATTGGCGGTAGGTAACCCGTTCAACTTGAACTCTACCGTAACTGCCGGTATCGTAAGTGCGAAGGCGCGTTCACTGGGAGTCTATAATGGAGGTATCGAATCGTTTATCCAGACGGATGCAGCTATCAATCAAGGTAATAGTGGTGGCGCTTTGGTGAACGCTAAAGGTGAGCTGGTAGGTATCAATTCAGTGCTTTCTTCTCCGACAGGTGCTTATGCCGGATACGGTTTTGCCATTCCGACCAGCATTATGACGAAAGTAATTGCCGACCTGAAACAATACGGGACAGTACAGCGTGCATTGCTTGGTATCCGTGGTGGTTCTATCGGTAGTAGTTTGATGGACGACCGTCAGCCGATTGATAAATCCGGTACTACTTTGGCGGATAAAGCTAAAGAACTGGGTGTAGTAGAAGGCGTTTGGGTTTCTGAAATCGTAGAAAACGGTTCTGCATCGGGAGCTGATATCAAGGTGGACGACGTAATCATCGGTTTGGACAACAAGAAGGTGTCCAACATGGCCGACTTGCAGGAAGCTATCGCTAAACATCGTCCGGGCGATAAAGTGAAAGTGAAACTGATCCGTAACAAGAAGGAAAAGACTGTCGAAGTAACGTTGAAGAACGAACAGGGTACTACCAAGATTGTGAAAGATGCAGGTATGGAAATACTGGGAGCTGCTTTCAAAGAGCTGCCGGACGACCTGAAGAAGCAGTTGAATCTGGGTTATGGTCTGCAAGTGACAGGAGTTTCTTCCGGTAAGATGTCCGACGCGGGAGTTCGCAAAGGATTTATCATCCTGAAGGCAAACGACCAGCCGATGCGTAAGGTCAGCGATTTGGAGGAAGTGATGAAAGCAGCGGTGAAATCTCCGAATCAGGTATTGTTCTTGACAGGAGTATTCCCATCAGGCAAACGCGGATATTTCGCTGTCGATTTGACACAGGAATGA
- the pstC gene encoding phosphate ABC transporter permease subunit PstC, translating into MKKFLEKIIEGILTCSGFVTSITILLIVLFLFTEAFGLFRSKVIEEGYVLALNKSNKVSVLSPAQIKNVFDGEITNWKELGGEDLPIRVFRLEDITQYYTEEELGAAYEYAGDKITELVEKTPGIVAFVPQQFIVHPDAVHFIEDNTISVKDVFAGAEWFPTATPAAQFGFLPLIGGTLWVSLFAILFALPFGLSVSIYMSEVAHPKVRNWLKPVIELLSGIPSVVYGFFGLIVIVPLIQKLFDLPVGESGLAGSIVLAIMALPTIITVTEDAMRNCPRAMREASLALGASQWQTIYKVVIPYSISGITSGVVLGIGRAIGETMAVLMVTGNAAVIPTTILEPLRTIPATIAAELGEAPAGGPHYQALFLLGVVLFFITLIINFSVEYISSKGLKRSK; encoded by the coding sequence ATGAAGAAATTTTTAGAAAAGATTATAGAAGGTATTCTGACTTGCAGCGGTTTCGTAACAAGTATTACGATTCTGCTGATTGTACTCTTCCTGTTTACGGAGGCTTTCGGGCTATTCAGAAGCAAAGTGATCGAGGAAGGTTATGTGCTGGCGCTGAATAAAAGTAATAAGGTAAGCGTTCTGAGTCCGGCTCAGATAAAGAATGTTTTTGACGGGGAGATAACCAATTGGAAGGAACTCGGTGGGGAAGATCTCCCTATCCGGGTTTTTCGTCTGGAGGATATTACACAATATTATACGGAGGAGGAACTCGGAGCTGCCTATGAGTATGCGGGAGATAAGATAACGGAACTGGTGGAGAAAACACCGGGTATCGTGGCTTTTGTTCCGCAGCAGTTTATCGTTCATCCGGATGCGGTGCATTTTATAGAGGACAACACCATTTCCGTGAAAGATGTCTTTGCGGGAGCCGAATGGTTTCCGACAGCGACTCCGGCCGCACAGTTTGGCTTCCTGCCTTTGATTGGCGGTACGTTGTGGGTGAGCCTGTTTGCCATTCTTTTCGCGCTGCCTTTCGGACTTTCGGTTTCTATCTATATGTCCGAAGTAGCCCATCCGAAAGTACGGAACTGGCTGAAGCCGGTCATTGAATTGTTGAGTGGCATTCCTTCCGTTGTCTATGGCTTTTTCGGTTTGATCGTCATTGTCCCTTTGATTCAGAAATTGTTTGATCTGCCGGTAGGGGAAAGCGGTCTGGCAGGGAGTATCGTGTTGGCTATAATGGCGCTGCCTACTATTATAACAGTGACGGAAGATGCGATGAGGAATTGTCCGCGCGCCATGCGTGAAGCGAGTCTGGCGCTGGGGGCTTCACAGTGGCAGACTATATATAAGGTAGTGATTCCTTATTCCATCTCGGGCATTACGTCCGGCGTGGTGCTGGGTATCGGGCGGGCTATCGGAGAAACGATGGCGGTATTGATGGTGACGGGAAACGCAGCCGTGATTCCGACCACTATTCTGGAGCCATTGCGTACGATTCCTGCCACCATTGCGGCGGAATTGGGAGAAGCGCCAGCGGGAGGTCCGCATTATCAGGCATTGTTCCTGCTGGGTGTCGTGTTGTTCTTCATTACACTGATCATCAACTTTAGTGTGGAATACATTTCTTCTAAAGGACTAAAACGAAGTAAATAA
- a CDS encoding dipeptide epimerase has protein sequence MQNRRDFLKTAALAALGSGLVVRQTLAGESLPYNINKLGLGGKMKMKFFPYELKLRHVFTVSTYSRTTTPDVQVEIEYEGITGYGEASMPPYLGETVESVMNFLKKVNLEQFNDPFQLDDILSYVDSLSPKDTAAKAAVDIALHDLVGKLLGAPWYKIWGLNKEKTPSTTFTIGIDTPDVVREKTKECADRFNILKVKLGRDNDKEMIETIRSVTDLPIAVDANQGWKDRLYALDMIHWLKEKGIVMIEQPMPKEQLDDIAWITQQSPLPIFADESLQRLADVAALKGAFTGINIKLMKCTGMREAWKMVTLAHALGMRVMVGCMTETSCAISAASQFSPLVDFADLDGNLLISNDRFKGVEVVKGRITLNDLPGIGVVKI, from the coding sequence ATGCAAAACAGAAGAGATTTCTTGAAGACGGCGGCTTTGGCTGCTCTAGGTTCCGGGTTGGTTGTACGTCAGACGTTGGCTGGAGAATCATTACCTTATAATATAAATAAGCTTGGTTTGGGAGGAAAGATGAAAATGAAATTCTTTCCTTATGAGTTGAAGTTAAGACATGTATTTACGGTATCTACCTATTCGCGTACAACGACTCCCGATGTGCAGGTGGAAATAGAATATGAAGGGATAACCGGATACGGAGAAGCTTCCATGCCGCCTTACTTGGGAGAAACGGTGGAGTCCGTTATGAATTTCCTCAAGAAAGTGAATCTGGAACAATTTAATGATCCGTTTCAATTAGATGACATTTTGTCATACGTCGACAGTCTTTCACCGAAAGATACGGCGGCTAAAGCTGCGGTTGATATTGCCCTTCATGATCTGGTAGGAAAACTGTTGGGTGCTCCCTGGTATAAAATATGGGGGTTGAATAAGGAAAAGACGCCTTCCACTACCTTTACGATAGGGATTGATACGCCCGATGTGGTGCGTGAGAAAACAAAAGAGTGCGCAGATCGGTTTAATATATTAAAGGTGAAATTGGGACGGGACAATGATAAGGAAATGATTGAAACCATTCGTTCGGTAACGGACCTTCCTATAGCTGTTGACGCGAATCAAGGGTGGAAGGACCGTCTGTATGCTTTGGATATGATTCATTGGCTGAAAGAAAAAGGGATAGTGATGATAGAGCAACCTATGCCGAAAGAGCAGTTGGATGATATCGCTTGGATCACGCAACAGAGCCCGTTGCCGATATTTGCCGATGAATCTTTGCAACGCCTAGCGGATGTGGCGGCTTTGAAGGGGGCTTTCACGGGAATCAACATCAAACTGATGAAGTGCACCGGTATGCGTGAAGCGTGGAAAATGGTGACTTTGGCCCATGCACTGGGAATGCGTGTTATGGTAGGATGTATGACAGAAACTTCCTGCGCTATATCGGCAGCGTCGCAGTTCTCTCCGTTAGTGGATTTTGCTGATTTGGATGGTAACCTGCTCATCTCTAACGACCGCTTTAAAGGGGTAGAAGTGGTGAAAGGTAGAATCACTCTGAACGATCTGCCCGGTATCGGTGTCGTGAAAATCTGA
- a CDS encoding YihY/virulence factor BrkB family protein encodes MKKKFTDIWKFLTYDIWRITEDEVTRTKFSLYNIIKTIYLCINRFTKDRMANKASALTYSTLLAIVPILAILFAVARGFGFNNLMEHQFRNGFGGNTETTEAILSFVDSYLSQTKGGVFIGIGLVMLLWTVINLVSNIEITFNRIWEVKKARSMYRKITDYFSMFLLMPILIVVSGGLSIFMSTMLKQMDDFVLLAPIMKFMIRLIPFVLTWLMFTGLYIFMPNTKVKFKHALIAGVLAGTAYQAFQYLYISSQLGVSKYNAIYGSFAALPLFLLWLQISWTICLFGAELAYAGQNIQSFSFDQDTRNISRRYRDFISILIMSLIAKRFERNEPPYTAAQISEEHQIPIRLTNQVLYQLQEIDLIHEVVTDAKSEEIGYQPSMDINQLNVAILLDRLDTYGSENFKIDKDEEFSDEWKVLTESREEYYKKASKVLLKDL; translated from the coding sequence ATGAAGAAGAAATTCACCGATATATGGAAATTCCTCACGTATGACATCTGGCGTATTACGGAAGATGAAGTGACCCGAACCAAGTTCTCACTTTACAATATTATAAAGACCATCTATCTTTGTATCAACCGATTCACCAAAGACCGGATGGCCAACAAAGCCTCCGCGCTGACTTACAGCACCCTGCTTGCCATTGTTCCGATACTTGCCATCCTATTTGCAGTGGCACGCGGTTTTGGATTTAATAATTTGATGGAGCACCAATTCCGCAACGGATTCGGAGGAAACACAGAAACAACAGAAGCTATCCTCTCATTTGTCGATTCATACCTTTCGCAGACCAAAGGGGGAGTATTCATCGGAATCGGTCTGGTGATGTTGCTATGGACGGTCATCAATCTGGTCAGTAATATCGAAATCACATTCAACCGTATCTGGGAAGTAAAGAAAGCCCGATCTATGTACCGTAAAATAACGGACTACTTCTCCATGTTCCTGTTAATGCCGATCTTGATTGTGGTCTCCGGCGGTCTTTCCATTTTTATGAGCACCATGCTCAAGCAGATGGATGATTTTGTGTTGCTGGCCCCTATCATGAAATTCATGATACGTCTTATACCCTTTGTACTGACTTGGCTGATGTTCACCGGACTTTATATCTTCATGCCGAATACGAAAGTGAAATTCAAGCACGCGCTTATCGCAGGTGTTTTGGCAGGAACCGCCTACCAGGCTTTCCAGTATCTATATATCAGCAGCCAGTTGGGAGTATCAAAATACAATGCCATCTATGGTAGTTTTGCCGCTTTACCTTTATTCCTGCTTTGGTTGCAAATATCCTGGACTATCTGTCTGTTCGGTGCGGAGCTGGCCTATGCAGGTCAGAACATCCAAAGTTTCAGTTTCGACCAGGATACCCGCAATATCAGCAGGCGCTACCGGGACTTTATATCCATCCTCATTATGTCCCTCATCGCCAAACGGTTTGAGAGAAACGAGCCGCCTTATACAGCCGCGCAAATCTCGGAAGAACATCAAATACCGATCAGACTCACCAATCAAGTACTTTATCAATTACAGGAAATAGACTTGATTCATGAGGTAGTCACAGATGCAAAAAGTGAGGAAATCGGTTATCAGCCGTCTATGGACATCAATCAACTGAACGTAGCCATCCTGCTCGACCGCTTGGATACATACGGCTCAGAGAATTTCAAGATAGACAAAGATGAAGAGTTCAGCGACGAATGGAAAGTGCTGACCGAATCCAGAGAAGAATACTATAAGAAGGCAAGCAAAGTGTTACTCAAGGATTTGTAG
- a CDS encoding lipocalin family protein, producing MKILRFIGMAVIAVIMSVNFVACSDDDEDIDTAQLEGTWGLTNDEGYEVYEGEKESWNDQYDPANPISDCEKVIISKIADNTYSVTYYDYYNNQWHQNDIEKFTLDGNNLIPVDGGGTEFTSVKLLVVNSSQLVVEQKETDEDGDFYRKMTYKRM from the coding sequence ATGAAAATACTAAGATTTATTGGAATGGCAGTAATTGCCGTGATTATGAGTGTAAACTTTGTTGCTTGTAGCGATGATGATGAAGACATTGATACAGCACAGCTGGAAGGAACTTGGGGATTAACCAACGATGAAGGCTACGAAGTGTATGAAGGGGAAAAAGAAAGCTGGAATGACCAATATGACCCTGCTAATCCAATATCTGATTGTGAAAAGGTGATAATATCTAAGATTGCTGATAATACTTATTCAGTGACTTATTATGATTATTACAACAACCAGTGGCATCAAAACGATATTGAAAAATTTACTTTAGATGGCAACAATCTGATTCCTGTGGATGGAGGAGGTACAGAATTTACTTCTGTCAAATTACTTGTTGTTAATTCCAGTCAATTGGTAGTTGAACAAAAAGAAACTGACGAAGATGGAGACTTTTACCGTAAAATGACATATAAACGTATGTAA
- a CDS encoding nitroreductase family protein: MEYSDFLQLVLSRQSDRAYDKERPVETEKLERILEAGRLAPSACNAQPWKFVVITDRELAVKIGKAAAGLGMNKFAKDAPVHILVVEESANITSMLGGKVKDKHFPLIDIGIAAAHITLAAESEGLGSCMIGWFDEKEIKRLADIPSSKRVLLDITIGYPVKEKRKKMRKPKEKVISYNSYK, from the coding sequence ATGGAATACAGTGATTTTCTGCAATTAGTACTTTCCCGTCAGAGTGACCGGGCGTATGATAAAGAACGTCCGGTGGAGACGGAGAAGTTAGAGCGGATTTTGGAGGCAGGTCGTCTGGCTCCTTCCGCTTGCAATGCCCAACCCTGGAAGTTTGTGGTGATAACCGACCGTGAACTGGCTGTGAAGATTGGCAAGGCTGCAGCAGGACTGGGAATGAATAAATTTGCCAAAGATGCGCCTGTGCATATCTTAGTTGTGGAAGAGTCGGCCAATATTACTTCGATGCTCGGGGGAAAAGTGAAAGATAAACATTTTCCTTTGATTGATATCGGGATTGCTGCCGCCCATATCACCCTTGCTGCTGAAAGTGAAGGACTGGGCTCGTGTATGATAGGCTGGTTTGACGAAAAGGAAATAAAACGGCTGGCAGACATTCCTTCGTCCAAACGTGTATTGCTGGATATCACGATAGGCTATCCGGTGAAGGAGAAAAGAAAGAAGATGAGAAAACCGAAAGAAAAAGTGATTTCCTACAACAGCTATAAATAG
- a CDS encoding riboflavin synthase, whose protein sequence is MFSGIVEEYATLVALVKDQENIHFTLKCSFVNELKIDQSISHNGVCLTVVSMTDDTYTVTAMKETLERSNLGLLKVGDKVNVERSMMMNGRLDGHIVQGHVDQTATCVDIKDAEGSWYFTFRYAFDKEMAKRGYITVDKGSVTVNGVSLTVCNPTDDTFQVAIIPYTYEHTNFHTFAIGSVVNIEFDIIGKYISRMIQYK, encoded by the coding sequence ATGTTTTCCGGAATTGTAGAAGAATATGCTACTTTGGTGGCGCTGGTGAAAGACCAGGAGAATATACACTTTACATTGAAGTGTTCGTTTGTGAATGAGTTGAAGATTGATCAGAGTATTTCTCACAATGGTGTATGTCTGACAGTCGTAAGTATGACGGATGACACCTATACGGTGACTGCTATGAAAGAAACGCTGGAACGTTCCAATCTCGGTCTGCTGAAAGTGGGAGACAAGGTGAATGTGGAGCGCAGCATGATGATGAACGGCCGGTTGGACGGTCATATTGTGCAGGGACACGTGGATCAGACCGCCACTTGTGTTGACATAAAGGATGCGGAAGGAAGCTGGTATTTTACATTCCGTTATGCGTTTGATAAGGAAATGGCGAAACGTGGATATATTACTGTGGATAAAGGTTCGGTGACAGTCAACGGTGTCAGTCTGACGGTATGCAATCCCACGGATGATACGTTCCAGGTGGCCATTATTCCTTATACTTACGAGCATACCAATTTCCATACGTTTGCCATTGGCAGTGTGGTGAATATAGAGTTTGACATTATCGGTAAGTATATCAGCCGGATGATTCAATATAAATAA
- a CDS encoding C40 family peptidase: MKKNILFFFYFLAMATLSLKAQEIRPMPADSAYGVVHISVCNMREEGKFTSGMSTQALLGMPVKVLQYTGWYEIQTPDDYTGWVHRMVITPMSKEKYDEWNRAEKIVVTSHYGFAYEKPDATSQTVSDVVAGNRLKWEGSKGHFYKVSYPDGRQAYIPKSISQPENRWRASLKQDVESIIETAYTMMGVPYLWAGTSSKGVDCSGLVRTVLFMHDIIIPRDASQQAYVGERIEIASDFANVQRGDLVFFGRKATGEQKEGISHVGIYLGNKRFIHALGDVHISSFEPSDKNYDAFNTGRLLFAVRFLPYINKEKGMNTTDRNPYYGN; the protein is encoded by the coding sequence ATGAAAAAAAACATTCTCTTTTTCTTTTATTTTCTGGCAATGGCGACACTCAGTCTGAAAGCTCAGGAGATACGCCCCATGCCTGCTGATTCTGCGTATGGGGTAGTGCATATTTCTGTTTGTAATATGCGCGAAGAAGGTAAGTTTACCTCCGGCATGAGCACGCAAGCATTATTGGGTATGCCGGTCAAAGTTCTGCAATACACCGGCTGGTACGAGATTCAGACTCCGGATGACTATACCGGCTGGGTACACCGGATGGTGATTACTCCTATGTCAAAAGAGAAATATGATGAATGGAACCGTGCGGAAAAGATTGTTGTAACTTCACATTACGGATTTGCTTATGAGAAACCGGATGCAACTTCCCAAACCGTGTCTGATGTAGTGGCCGGTAATCGTCTGAAGTGGGAAGGTAGCAAAGGACATTTTTATAAAGTGTCTTATCCGGACGGCAGACAGGCTTATATTCCGAAATCCATCTCACAGCCAGAAAACCGATGGAGAGCTTCGTTGAAACAAGATGTTGAAAGCATTATCGAGACGGCTTATACAATGATGGGAGTTCCTTATTTGTGGGCGGGCACTTCTTCAAAAGGAGTGGATTGCAGCGGTCTGGTCCGGACAGTGCTTTTTATGCATGATATCATCATTCCGAGAGATGCGTCGCAACAGGCGTATGTGGGCGAACGTATCGAAATAGCTTCCGATTTTGCCAATGTGCAGCGGGGAGACTTGGTTTTCTTCGGTCGGAAGGCAACGGGCGAACAAAAAGAGGGAATCTCACACGTGGGGATCTATCTCGGCAACAAGCGTTTTATCCATGCTTTGGGGGATGTGCATATAAGCAGTTTTGAACCTTCGGATAAGAATTATGATGCATTCAATACGGGACGTTTGCTTTTTGCAGTCCGTTTCTTACCTTATATTAATAAGGAGAAAGGCATGAATACTACGGATCGCAATCCCTATTACGGCAATTAA